A single genomic interval of Dysidea avara chromosome 6, odDysAvar1.4, whole genome shotgun sequence harbors:
- the LOC136257619 gene encoding TNF receptor-associated factor 6-like: MAVSKVAWKDIEINFIAPISDDFICSVCLSLLCEPCQSSCCGHHFCEACVVQVQESTNQCPLCRETPLNITIDKFHKRRLDQLAVYCPRKSEGCWWKGELGKVEKHLSTGQLEGECQYVEVKCMLCRQNVLRDILHRHMSYSCPNRTVSCEYCGLESTHEKITKQHFTVCSNYPLVCPNHCCSDMIQRHKMSDHLDVCPEQTVACTFSEAGCEEKMLRKQLQQHLETNVITHQTLAWKAQQKEIMAMKDELTEFKLKAGQVDYWINGFQMMAEEVKKNNWGVYLTNMSKLVTSMSPPVAPIIIHLKISSEWSHSKIFYSHSRGYKMLLCARLHQTEGFVEKFTKKDKGIEVHFCTVEGQYDSSLTWPYKGKANVTLLNKRENANHITKAYAFTANKYSSAPIQVDLFNRQLMGTYPGGPIYQHVPQSLFANIPPIPPEQQLYSQQPPLSGYSIQNPFSDPSPAPIVQNFGDLFKQRQPDPVPFEEADHYQANPVNNNHKQVHNNCRPVTPTIVLSAGTDDVTYSGHACFEVTFK, from the coding sequence ATGGCGGTGAGCAAAGTAGCGTGGAAAGACATTGAGATCAACTTTATAGCGCCAATTTCCGATGATTTTATTTGTTCAGTGTGTTTATCACTTTTGTGTGAGCCTTGCCAATCGTCATGTTGTGGCCACCATTTTTGTGAAGCCTGTGTAGTGCAGGTACAGGAGAGTACTAATCAATGTCCACTGTGTAGAGAGACGCCGCTGAACATCACCATTGACAAATTTCACAAAAGGAGACTAGACCAGTTGGCAGTATACTGCCCACGCAAAAGTGAAGGGTGTTGGTGGAAAGGAGAACTTGGCAAGGTAGAAAAGCACCTTTCCACTGGTCAGTTGGAAGGAGAATGTCAATATGTCGAAGtgaagtgtatgctttgcagGCAAAATGTTTTGAGAGATATACTACACAGGCATATGAGTTACTCATGCCCCAACCGTACAGTTTCTTGCGAGTATTGCGGTTTAGAGTCCACTCATGAAAAAATCACCAAGCAGCACTTTACTGTATGCTCAAACTATCCTCTAGTGTGTCCAAATCACTGTTGTTCAGATATGATCCAACGTCATAAAATGTCTGATCATCTTGATGTGTGTCCTGAGCAAACAGTAGCTTGTACTTTCAGCGAAGCAGGTTGTGAGGAAAAGATGCTCCGTAAACAGCTTCAGCAACACTTAGAGACAAATGTAATCACACACCAAACATTGGCATGGAAAGCGCAGCAGAAGGAGATTATGGCTATGAAAGATGAGTTAACCGAGTTTAAGTTAAAAGCAGGCCAGGTTGACTACTGGATAAATGGTTTTCAAATGATGGCTGAGGAAGTAAAGAAAAACAATTGGGGAGTTTATCTCACCAATATGAGTAAACTTGTAACCAGCATGTCACCACCAGTGGCACCAATTATTATTCATCTGAAAATTAGTTCAGAATGGTCTCATTCTAAAATCTTTTATAGCCATTCTCGTGGCTATAAAATGCTTTTGTGTGCACGGCTGCATCAAACCGAAGGTTTTGTAGAAAAATTTACGAAAAAGGATAAAGGAATTGAAGTGCATTTTTGTACTGTTGAAGGTCAGTACGATAGCTCTCTTACTTGGCCTTATAAAGGAAAAGCCAATGTAACTCTCTTAAACAAGAGGGAAAATGCCAATCATATAACAAAGGCATATGCTTTCACTGCAAATAAATATTCTAGTGCTCCAattcaggttgatttgtttaatAGACAACTAATGGGTACTTATCCTGGTGGACCTATTTATCAGCATGTACCTCAATCATTGTTTGCCAATATACCACCCATTCCACCAGAGCAGCAACTTTATTCACAGCAGCCACCCCTATCAGGTTACTCTATACAAAATCCTTTTTCGGATCCAAGCCCTGCACCAATTGTGCAAAATTTTGGAGATCTTTTTAAGCAACGGCAACCAGATCCGGTTCCCTTTGAGGAAGCTGACCACTATCAAGCTAATCCTGTAAACAACAAtcacaaacaagtgcacaacaATTGTAGACCAGTTACACCTACCATTGTGCTCTCCGCGGGTACAGATGATGTTACTTATTCAGGGCATGCATGCTTCGAAGTGACTTTTAAATAA